DNA from Brassica napus cultivar Da-Ae chromosome C4, Da-Ae, whole genome shotgun sequence:
TGATGGAGAGGAGAGCATAGTGATTGTCGGCGCCGGTATTGGCGGTCTCGCAACCGCCGTTTCTCTTCACCGGTAAGTTCTAAACTAAGTTCTTTGGATTTACTTCGAACTCATCACTGAACCGGAGATTTTGGTTGATGGTTTAGTCTCGGAGTCCGGTCTGTGGTGCTGGAGCAGGCAGAGTCGCTTCGAACCGGAGGAACGTCGCTGACGCTATTCAAGAACGGGTGGCGTGTTCTTGACGCTATCTCTGTCGGGCCTCAGCTCCGGACACAGTTTCTTGAGATCGAAGGGTACAGTTTCTTTCTGAACACTAATCATGTTGACAACTTGACATTATGTTAGGAGTTTATGTTCCAAGAAGAAGTAAGATCTCTTGTTGGTTTTTATCTGAGTGTGTTGGTATGATGAGGTGAGCAGGATGGTAGTGAAAAATGGAGATGGAAGAGAGCTCCGTTCTTTCACATTTAAAGACGAAGATCAAAGGTAGGGAACTTTGTAACTTGCTCACCAAGGTAGGTAAGAGCATTTTGTTTGATTCATATGAGTAACCAAAGCATGTCTTATATACAATAGCCAAGAAGTCCGGGCGGTGGAGAGGAGAGTACTCTTGGAAACACTTGCTAGCCAGCTGCCTCCAGAAACAATTAAGTTTTCCTCAAAACTGAAAACAATAAAAACCAATGCCAATGGTGACACTCAACTTGAACTTGAAGACGGAAGCAAACTGCTTGCAAATGTATTGTTCCTGAGTAGTACTATGACCAGAAACTATATGCTTTGGCTGATTTGGTTGATGTATGTCTTTTGACAGATTGTTATTGGCTGCGACGGTATCCGGTCTAAGGTAGCGACATGGATGGGGTTTAGTGAGCCGAGATACGTCGGTCACTGCGCCTTCCGAGGACTTGGGTTCTATCCAGAAGGACAGCCATTTCAAAATAAGGTGAACTACATATACGGAAGAGGGCTCCGAGCTGGATATGTACCTGTCTCTTCTACAAAGGTTTACTGGTTTGTCTGTTTCAACCGTCCATCTCTAGGTATACATTTCAAGATTAAACATAGTTTCATGTACTATATCACAAATCATGAGATATGCAGGGCCGAAGATAACTGATCCAGCTATACTCAAAATAGAAGCCAAAGAACTGGTTAGCATCTGGCCTAAAGATCTGCAAGACCTCATTGACCTAACACCTGATGAAACAATCAGCAGGACTCCTCTTGTAGACAGGTGGCTATGGCCTGGCGTTTCTCCTACAGCATCAAAAGGACGAGTGGTTCTTGTTGGAGATGCTTGGCACCCAATGACTCCAAATCTTGGTCAAGGTGCTTGTTGTGCCTTGGAAGATTCGGTTGTTCTTGCCAATAAACTTGCCGGTGCAATCAAGGGAGGGAGTGAATCAgttgaagaggcaatggagtcATATGGGAGCGAGAGATGGTCTCGGGCATTCCCGTTGACGGTACGCGCAAATCTAGTTGGAGCACTTCTGCAGTGGGACAATCCTCTTGTGTGTTCCGTTAGGGACAATGTTGTTATACCAAAGTTAGTGAGGCTTGGACCAATGCTGGAACACACAAACTTTGAGTGTGAGCCACTCTTTGGTTCTTCAAAAACTTGAACTCCTTAGGCATTGATGTGTCTGTATAGTGTGTACTGAGATCATAATTATTTTACTGTGAAGTCAACTTTTAGTTTAATCTTATCAATCTCAAGGTCACAAACTTAAACTTGGATATTTGAaaataagattaattcatgtatttCATTACATTACCCAGACCACAAAaccaagtcttttttttttgtttgcagagTTTACAAACCTTTTTGTCTTCTATAATCTAATTTGACCccttattatttatattctttttttactGCGGGAGCACAGTGAAAAGGGCACATTCACTACACTCGCCAAGACTCTCACCTTCCATcatttttcatcatcatcatcagtagACAGAAATGTCGACGCTTATACCTCTCATGGAAAGATTTTTCCCAGAGAGCTTGTGATCCTCGCGCAAGCCCAGCCACATGCACGAGATCCTCGCCAAGGCAGCTTGTCCCACCACTTTCACCCTGTACACCATGCTCAGATCTGCAGCTGCTGCCCATAGCTCGTTCCCAGCAGCAACATTCATTGACCTCCTtgagtcatcatcatcatagcCCTCTACATCCGAGTGGGTCACTACCACCACCGAGCCATCGTCAAACACAACCACATTCCCAGAACACATCTGCTTCGTACTTCTCGGGATCAAAGCTGAAGTTGCATCAGTTAAGGAACTTTGGGTGGTATTCAGCACCCTGACATTGTAGTACTCAAGAACAGCCTGCAGACACAGGAATCagacactgaagaagaagaagaacggaaCAAATAACGTGCCCATGTGGATTACCTTCCATTGGGTAGACGCTAGTTTCACCCTAGGCCTGATTGACCTCACGTAGGCATATGCTTCTTCAGGTGTCATGTCTTTGTGTTGCACCTACATTGCAAAGATATAAtcagagagagaaaaaagataTCTTGAAGCAAACTGTTTATGGGATTAATTGCAACACGAACCAGGTAGCATAAGACGATAGTTGTGCTGCGGCCCCTCCCCGCCTTGCAGTGAACATAAGTCGTCTTCCCAAGCGAAGCATTTCCTTCAACGAGATCAAACAAGATCAAATGAGCACGCCTCTTCACAAATGTagcaaagaaaataataaaatgacaaGGGTACACTTACTATGGATAAAATCAACAGCTTGGCATATTGCTTCCATGGAAGGTGCATAACAATAATCTCTCGTGGCAATCACCAGGTGGTCAATGCAGTAAGACTTCCACAAGCGCAAGAAAATTTAACAAATGTtagtaaataacaaaaaaaccaaAAGACAGAGTACTAGTAAATTTTTGATACGATAACAGACTTTGTAGAGAGATGATGGAACCAAAGTTTCATAAGGCTCATTCAGAGTGATCACTCCACAAACACCAAGCTCCTTCAGCCGCGGGACATCAGATGGAAACGGAACAGCTCCCAGTAATATAAACTagataaacaaaaatcaacaaaGAGAGAATAATCACCATAAGCCAAGTAACATACAAAGTAGCAAACTTTCAATGAATCAACATAAAAGACGATAACTTTTTTTATACCTGAGCAACCCTATCCCACCAATGAAACTCAGCCTCAACCTTATTCCTCACAACGTTGTAAATCAGCGTCGGATAGAACAACGCACGAGCGCCAACACCAACCAGCGCCATCTTCGTCGTCAACACAACCACGTCTCCACTGCTCACCAACACCGCCTTATCTCCATCCCCAACCTCCTCCTCCACCGATCTCTCCCCTTTCTCAGTCACTTCTTCGATATACATATTCCgatcaaacacacaaacaaacacacaatccaAAAACCtcccaaaccctaaaaaatcaccagtcttttttttatatacacaCGATTACAAACGAAAACCCTATAGCGTATTACAGGATTCGCAGAGATGAAATCGAAATCTTGACAAATTCAAATTCTTCCGGGAATTCACCACCATGATCCGATCAGACGCCGGCGACGACGAGACGGAGATGAGCCGATCGAAGATTGTGATCAAACCCTAAGATCAAAGTTTCGAATTTGGGGatcgaagtttttttttttttttttttttttggcctaaGCTCTACTCAACCTTTTTCTTCGTTTGCTTtctcttaagagagagagagagaggagaaccAAAAGGATTTGCTAAGCTGACAGAGTTTCACCTGTCTTAATACGTTATATGAAAGTCAATTACGTGTTGACACGTGTCATTGCGATCCGTGGAGAAAAAGTCATGCTTCGCGCAAGGGCCGGATAACACTAAGGATTATCTCTTTCTTTAACTTttccaaaacaaatattttatttaatatttaataagaaaataaaacgaAGACTGTGTCGCTAAATTCtagttttttatgtttttagttaCAGGGATTTTATTTAGAACGGCCATTTATCATGAACGAAGTCGGtgtttaaaatgtatttttttttaactaattaatcTCATTACTTTGCAAAAGAAATTGCGTGCATTTCTGGCAAAGAGATAACAACCACCTCAATCAAACATGTTATAATTGTCTTTTGGAGTGGTTCTTTTACTGCAAATAGGCTATAGTCGACTGACTTAAAGTCCACAAGGGCTGAAAAAGTAGCTGACCAGTTATCCACAGCCCACGACTGCAATGATGGCAATATGATGTGTAGATGATTCGAGTCTGACTAATGTTTTAACCAAATATCTAGTTAAGTATTGtatatgtcttttttttaaaacaaatattgtaTATCTCTATTAAAGGAATCAGGATACGTATTCAGTTAAATGCCAAAATCATGGTGTTAACtaggcctgagacttttatccgagatccggattcgatccgagattcgatccggatccgatccgaaaattcggatatccggaggggccgaatccggatccggatagtaaaatgttggatccgtcaaagccggatccggaaccagatatcttaattttctattaataaatatttcaaaaatagtaatacttatgtataaaaattaattttatttaatatattttcatttttataatagtatatataaattttatgtaaattttgtaatattatacatagaaataattaaaaacattatatattttttttatttttaaattattgttaatattttatatatattaatattattttttatttatattaaggatccaaatccggatccggatatctgccggatattacaatttttacaaggatatccgacacccggatatccgagaaccccggatccggataagtgtagtaaaattatggatccgccggataaggatccagatccggataccttaaaattgttcggatatccaatccgTCTCAGGCCTAGTGTTAACAACCGGACCagtaaaaaaaagtatataaagtattttatttcaaaaatcatGTGAATCAAGGTTGaacatttcttttatttttctggaGTAGtctggcattttttttttgaactgaggCTAGTAGTCTGGCACTCTTGCATCATTCCAAAAATATCAAACCCTGGCTTACTctgaaaattcaaataaatccaatattttttataaaaaatcaatattttttttctcaaaaaaagatAGGAATAAGGTATATTCTGTCGATCTATTCAGagttcaaactttttttttctagcaTCTGATCAGGATCGGTCATGGACCAAGCCTAATGAACATTCGTCTAGGctccaaaatttttgaaaatttttaaatgtaaataaactcccaaatttatataaaaaaaataaaaaattggccTTCGAACTTTTGAAATCTTAACTAAATAATCTAATGCCTCCAAGCTCTGTGGATCGGCCCTGCATCTGATATATTAGATTAAAGTTGAAATTACACTTTACAAAACACGGGACAAAACCTCTGAATTGCAACGATGATCACCTCAAACACCAACATGTAcaataaataaagcaaaaatacatcaatccatctcagttctaAAGGTCAATCATAGACTCAATCACGAAAAATTAACCCCACAGCAACAAAAAGTAACCAATCAAGCAGAGTTCAAACTTTTATACAGTAATATTTCCTATGTTTCTAAATTGATATTTGGATGAAGgcacaagaattttttttttttttgaaaaaaatgaaggCACAAGAATTAAAGAATACATTTTTTCTTAGAGGATaggattaaaaataaaaattatacctAATCCAACCAATCATTAAAAagactataaaatattattggtcacacaattttcaataagactaaaactaatattttctttgtattaatataaatgatttttaaggTATTTGAACAtagattaaaagaaaatacaactTTATATACAGTTTACATTGGTTACATAgaaatatcattaaataaaactagtttaaccaataaaaaaaaaacagtattttgtaattggtctAAAAACaagattatataatttaattaatcaaaaaGTGAATAGAAAGAGAAAATGCATCAAAAATCGATCCTTGTTTTGGTTATGCAAGAACCCATTTTTATATAGTATCAGTACACTTGGCAATCTTTTATTTGTTATCtcttaaagaaaaatatttaagattaatcatataatttatatgtatataaaatagtaatattatttaGTCAAGAATCTCTTTTGGGTCCTTAACCGTTAATGTTGCCCTTAAATTCTATTTACAGTACTGAAAACatcaattattttgaaacaaatttttttttaaaaacacaatTTAAAGTGATATGGAGagagtataaaaatattaaaacatagaaatggGCCGAAAAGCAATAAAATAGAGGCCCAGTTTGCATGTGGAAAAGACTTCACGTTTATAATCGTAAAGATTGCAGATGAAAGCTGCTGATAGATGTTAACTAATGCACGTCCTCGggattttgttgatttgtttaccataaatttatcatatttttgttgatttgttttctaaAGTATTTTGGTTGAGTATGCAGCTGAGGATTGGTTAAATCTTGATATGGTGTTGGAAGCTTCCAAAGCAAAGGCTTTGAGAATGGTTGTTTCTTGAGATAACAATCTAAGCATGTTTGATGAGTATCAAGAAAAAAAGGATTCTCTGAGCTCTTAGCTGATCTTGTTGAGGCCGCTATGGCGCTATTGCCAGTTGATTGTTGTTTCCCAAGTAATAAGCTTTTTCACCAATGTTTTTTGACTAATCAATGATCACTTTTGGATTTAAACCAGTTTATGGTGGTCCAGTATTTGAAAAGTTCACCTAGAAAGTTTAGGGACCATGGTTCAAGTCCTCTCATTATGATTTCAATTAATGTATATACCTAAATAGCAAGAAACCCCGGGTTCTTCTTGTAAtcgtaaaataaaaatcataattagtAAAAATTCACAGGTTTATAGCCATAATAGGAGAGGTATAACCgtataaaagaaaaatgagtGAAGAATGAGTGAAGAATCTATGCACTCCATCTCCTTCAGAAACACCTCGGCGATTTCCTTAGCACAAATCACTCGCCAACCACCAGCTTCGGTCACTCTACTCTCCTCTTCGACCAAACGCACTCTCGTGGACGCATTTGACTACACAGACCACTATATTGGCTCTGAGATGAGCCGCTATGACGGAAACGTTTACCTAAACTGTTCGAGGAAGCATTAAAGGATCAACTTAATGACTCCCGGTGGTCCCTGATGGGTACCAATACCATGAATACATTCAAACACCACATACGGTTTCATAACGTACAGTTTTATAATGTTAAATCTCAACGACGCCAAAAAATGTTAAATCTGCAGGCATAATCGTCAACTCATATGCAGTTTTATTTGGTACCCTTTGTTTTTGCCTTctgtttagttttgtttttataatcaGGAGGTGATTagggattttaagaaaatacttaGGTTCACATCTACAGTGAATGATTAAATTCAACTCACTCTTCGTAACAAACCAAATTGTCACGTAAGATTCATTAAAAActgtaataaaatttaaaaaaatagctaAAAATAATCACTAACATTAATGTCGTCTGcaaaactctaaattctaaaaccataaacccaaaatcttaaaccctaaatccaaaactCTTAATCATAAACTTCAATCCTGaaatctaaaccttaaatcttaaaccctaaattcaaactctaaaaaataaaccttaaatcttaaaatctaaaccttaaatcttaaaatctaaaccctaaagtctaaagtctaaacccaaaactctaaaccataaaacctaaattctaaaatctaaaccttaaactctaattcctaaaccataaacccaaaactctaaatcttaaaccctaaactctaaatcttaaaccctaaaccaactCTGAACcgtaaacccaaaccctaaacaagTTTTGGGTTCAGGGTTAGgaattagagtttagggtttaagatttagagtttttggtttagggtttaggaattagagtttatggtttagatttttaggatttaagatttagggtttagagttttgggtttaggcttagattttagggtttagattttaggaattaatgtttattttttagagttttgatttagggtttaagatttaaggtttagatttaaggattgaggtttatggtttagagttttggatttatggtttaagattttgagtttatgattttagtgtttagttttttagattttagagttTTGCAAACGTCATTAATGTCAGTTGTATTTTTTtcagctattttttttttttaattctattttttttaatgaatcaTACATGTCACTTTGGTTGATTATGAAAAGTGTGATGAATTTAACCATTCACTATAGAGGTGAACCTAAGTATTGTTAGGATTTTAACGCCAGTTAATTCTTTTTAGAATGAATGTGGCTATTAAGATAAGGCTAGTCATACAATTTTCTAAAAGATTTAAGATGTAAAATCATTAAGACTAACCAAATGGTTATATTTCATGCTGGAGATGAATTGATTCCTAACCAAAATTTACTGAACAACTTTTTCTCAAGTGAAAACCATTAATTAACCCACTGCCTACCTATTGATTAGCTTTTTCAACCCATAAAGGCCCCAGACAATTTTAATTATCAGTGGTGCAATTGATAACCGAATTAggtacttatatatatatatatatatatatgttaactatATTGCATATGCCATTTTTTATTGTGATAGTAATGTAACTAGGTCCGTTTCCGCGCTATGCGCAGattacatattataaatttatttattaattttcgttaaaattaaaagaatttgcagatagaaaaaatattgaatgtttTTTCTTATAACATCCCTAAGGTATATaagttagaataaatattttcagcTAAATTACTTCATTTTCAACCAATCAAGTGAAAATAATGCTAGGCTTATTTACTCCAAAATGAATAATTGTAAGGTAATATTTTCTCTATTTAAAGCAAAACAAAACTTTActtctaattttgtttttattttttccctTCTCTGTATTTCTTTTTTCACTTCATTACTCAGAATTTATATCATTTAGAGTTGTTGTCTTAAGTTGACTTATGTGACAATAATGGTGTGATTGGCTATTGCTGTAGTTGATCTCCACAGCCACAATTATACTCACAGCTCTAAATCTACACCAAtcttgatttatatattttttaaagttcacAGCCTTTTTTTTAGTCCACAACACTTCTTTAAATTTATGTCTTTATAATTGCTTTGCAAAGACAAATTCTTACAGACCAAATTtaaagacttttaaaaattaaaaatctagaGCTAAAACCAAAACAGTCACGACAATATTTCtacggccaaaaaaaaaatcactgcTCTTAACCTGTTACACACTAATAATACACAGTCATTACTCATTATTATAAGGATAAATAGTTATTGATCAAGTTATGAGACCTCatcgtcatcttcttcttctttgggagAAATCAGTTGGATTTTGCAGCTGTCATAGTTGGATTCAGTGGAAGGTTGAGTGTCAATAGGACTATAGGAGAGTTCGATAGCAGCCACTAAGATTTTAACTCCATATGTAAACTGATCTCATCTGATAACATTAaagtatctatatatatatgtatcatgATGGCTGATGCCAAAAAAACATATAGCTAtacaatgaagaaaaaaaattacttttccAAATCATATATTTCGTTCTCAAAAAGAACTGTAATAATCGTAGTTAAAACTATGCTTTTGTGGAGGCAATCTTCAACAAATCCTGCAGCTGCGCAAGAATACCCTTCCTGAATTTACCTTTGTTCATACTCTTTGCATCAAATTCTACTGCAAATATTTCACAAACCAGCCTGTGATCTGAACACCAGGATTCTCTTGGAGTATTAAGAAACAGGGTCCCAATCATATTCTTTCCGCTACTTTGCTAGatttgaaatttctaaaatcaatttttttttccataacaGTACCAAGCAACTTTATAAGAAGCTAATGAATCAATGTAGATTAAGAATTGCAACACAGTATAAGAGAACATGCTTTCCAAAGATTATTCAAAGCTATACCACTACTGATATTACCTTGAATTTGCAGGACTAATTTCAAAACA
Protein-coding regions in this window:
- the LOC106365628 gene encoding monooxygenase 2, with protein sequence MATSLLLPIYPQSPRRSLARSYRWYPVRTGSKPVSLTVTKAQTSGGDGEESIVIVGAGIGGLATAVSLHRLGVRSVVLEQAESLRTGGTSLTLFKNGWRVLDAISVGPQLRTQFLEIEGMVVKNGDGRELRSFTFKDEDQSQEVRAVERRVLLETLASQLPPETIKFSSKLKTIKTNANGDTQLELEDGSKLLANIVIGCDGIRSKVATWMGFSEPRYVGHCAFRGLGFYPEGQPFQNKVNYIYGRGLRAGYVPVSSTKVYWFVCFNRPSLGPKITDPAILKIEAKELVSIWPKDLQDLIDLTPDETISRTPLVDRWLWPGVSPTASKGRVVLVGDAWHPMTPNLGQGACCALEDSVVLANKLAGAIKGGSESVEEAMESYGSERWSRAFPLTVRANLVGALLQWDNPLVCSVRDNVVIPKLVRLGPMLEHTNFECEPLFGSSKT
- the LOC106365622 gene encoding phosphatidylglycerophosphate phosphatase PTPMT1 produces the protein MYIEEVTEKGERSVEEEVGDGDKAVLVSSGDVVVLTTKMALVGVGARALFYPTLIYNVVRNKVEAEFHWWDRVAQFILLGAVPFPSDVPRLKELGVCGVITLNEPYETLVPSSLYKSYCIDHLVIATRDYCYAPSMEAICQAVDFIHRNASLGKTTYVHCKAGRGRSTTIVLCYLVQHKDMTPEEAYAYVRSIRPRVKLASTQWKAVLEYYNVRVLNTTQSSLTDATSALIPRSTKQMCSGNVVVFDDGSVVVVTHSDVEGYDDDDSRRSMNVAAGNELWAAAADLSMVYRVKVVGQAALARISCMWLGLREDHKLSGKNLSMRGISVDISVY